The Streptococcus mitis genomic sequence ACCGAAAGAAAACACGTTTAAGTTATTACAGCAACCTCCGATAACAACCTCTTATGAAGAATTAGAAAAATTTGGTAAAGCTAATGTTGCTGAAGGTGTTCTTAAAAAAGTGAATGATCAAATAAACAGAGTTCATGAATTAGAAAGAAACATTCAAAGTAATAATGAGGAAATAGAGAGATTAATAAAGTGGGAAAAATTAGAAATTGTTCCTGCGCATTTAGAACAATTTTCTTTCTGTAGAGGAAAAGTCGGAACAATTCCAAGGACTGTAGATAATCGCTTATACAATAATTTTTTAGAAAACAATATCGAAGTTCAAGAAATATTTTCTAATGATAGAGAGTACGGTGTTGTTGTTTTCTATCAGTCCAGTTGCTCTATTGATTTTGATGACTACTTATTTGAACCATTTGATTATTCTAGAAAAGAATTACCGAAGCAGCGAGTAGTAGATTTGGATCAAGAAAACATGCAGTTAATAACTGAAAAAGAGAATATTATCGCATCGTTGCAAGATTCAAAGAAAAATTTGATAGATTTACAATGGCAAATTGACTATATTTTATCTATCTATGCTCGTCAAATCTCTAAGAATAACCTTTTGAGCACTCCGCATCTAGTTGCATTAGAAGGATGGATAGAAGAAACTCGTATTTTATATTTTATAAAAGTTATGGATGAGCGTTTTGGACATTCTATTTATATTTATGAATCGGAAACATTGTCGGATAATCAAGATGAAATACCTATCAAATTAACGAATCACTCTTTAATTGAACCATTTGAATTATTGACAGAAATGTATGCTCTGCCCAAATATTATGAGAAAGATCCTACACCTGTATTAGCACCATTTTACTTTACATTTTTTGGAATGATGGTTGCTGATTTAGGCTATGGTTTACTATTGTTTTTAGGAACAATGTTAGCATTAAAAATTTTTCATCTACCTTCAGTAACTAAGAGATTTTTAAAATTCTTTAATATATTAGGGGTAGCCGTTGCAATTTGGGGTGGAATCTATGGCTCATTTTTTGGATATGAGTTGCCATTTCATCTGATATCTACAACCTCGGATGTCATGACTATATTAGTAGTGTCAGTTGTGTTTGGATTTATTACAGTATTTGTAGGTTTGTTAGCTTCAGGACTACAAAAAGTAAGAATGAAGAAATATGCAGAAGCATATAATTCAGGATTTGCGTGGTGTGTCATTCTGCTTGGCTTGTTATTTATTGCTGTCGGAATGTTGATGCCTGATATTAGACCGTTATTTGTATTAGGGAAATGGGTATCTATTTTTAATGCTGTGGGGATTTTGATTGTTTCTATTATTCAAGCCAAAAGCTTGTCAGGTATTGGATCAGGATTGTTTAATCTATATAATATTTCATCTTATATAGGTGATTTAGTTAGTTTCACTCGATTGATGGCATTAGGATTATCTGGAGCAAGTATAGCATCAGCTTTCAATTTAATTGTTGGTTTGTTTCCGGGGACATTGGCTAAACTGACAATTGGATTAGTATTATTCATTCTTTTACATGCGATCAATATTTTTCTATCGTTACTATCAGGATATGTTCATGGAGCACGTCTGATATTTGTTGAATTTTTTGGTAAGTTTTATGAGGGTGGAGGAAAACCATTTCAACCTTTGAAGGCTTCTGAGAAATATATTAAGGTTATTACAAAGAATTAATGGAGGATATATATAATGGAACATTTAGCAACTTATTTTTCAACCTATGGAGGAGCTTTCTTCGCTGCATTGGGAATTGTATTGGCGGTTGGATTAAGCGGTATGGGGTCTGCTTATGGAGTTGGTAAGGCTGGGCAATCTGCCGCAGCTTTACTGAAAGAACAGCCAGAAAAATTTGCCTCAGCTTTGATATTGCAACTACTGCCCGGAACACAAGGATTATATGGTTTTGTTATTGGAATTTTAATTTGGTTGCAATTAACTCCAGAACTTCCTTTGGAAAAAGGCGTTGCTTATTTCTTTGTAGCTCTTCCAATTGCTATTGTAGGATACTTTTCGGCTAAGCATCAAGGAAATGTAGCAGTAGCGGGAATGCAAATCTTGGCTAAAAGACCAAAAGAATTCATGAAGGGAGCAATTTTGGCTGCCATGGTAGAAACCTATGCAATTCTTGCCTTTGTCGTATCATTCATTTTGACCCTTCGTGTATAAGAAATTAATTTGCTATTCAAAGGAGGTGTCTAAATGAGCAATTTAGAAAACTTACGAGAATCTGTTATTGAACAAGCTCATGAAAAAGGGCGTATGAAATTATTGGATTCCAAAAAGAAGATTGATGATGAATTTGAAATGCAAAAGTCGATCATTGTAAAGAAAAAAGAAGCTGAACATGAACGAAAGTTAAAAGATTTACAGCAGAAATATCAAATAATTTTTCAACAATTAAAAAATAAGGAACGCCAATCAACGTTAGTATCAAAACAGAAAATATTAAAAGAACTTTTTCAATCTGCTTTAATAGAAATGGAATCTTGGAATGCAGATAAAGAAATGGAGTTCATCTATCGAATTCTGGAACGATATTCACAACAAGAGGTCATAGTAACTTTTGGGGAGCGGACTTTAGCTAAATTCAATTTGGAACAATTAGAGAAATTGAAATTCTCTTTTCCAAATCATTTATTTAGTGAACAGCCTGTCTCAAATGAATCAGGCTTACTTATTTCAATAGGTAAAATTGATGATAACTATTTGTATAAAACATTAATTGGTTCGATTTCTAAGGAAGAAAGTTCAAGTATCGCAAATCAAATTTTTATCAATTAAGGATGAAATTGGTTAATTCTTCTTAGAAATTTGGAGTATTCCAATAAAATTAGAAAGGTATTTTATGGATACTAATCTTTTTTCAAAAATAAATACGACGATTTCGGTAAAAGAAAACGATTTTATTACAGAAGAAAAATTTCAAAAAATTATACAATCCAAAGATACGGAGACATTGGCATTTATCTTAGAAGCAACTCCCTATCATTTATCTATTGACGTTTTAGAAAATCCTAGTCAGACAGAGATTTCGCTAATGACAAAATTAGTCAATGATTATAGATGGGCCTATGCTGAAAGTCCGTCTGATAAAATTGTGACTTTATTTGCTTTACGATATGTTTATCATAATATCAAAGTTTTATTAAAATCTAAGGCGGCAATTAAGAAAGATTTTTCTAAATTATTAATTCCAATAGGGATTTTTGATATAGAAAGTTTAAAACATTTAGTTTCTTCCTTACATTCAGATACACTTCCTGATTTTATGGTTCATGAAGTAGAATCAATTTGGAATGAGTATGAAACTTTTAATAATATTCGTGTACTTGATGTCGGAGCTGATCTAGCATATTTTAAACATCTGAAACTTTTATCTAATGAGTTAGGTGGGGTGCTGTCTCAGGTTATTGTTGCAATGATTGACTTTTATAATATTATTACTGTAAAACGTGGTTTATCTCAAAATAAGAGTCATGGGGATATTTTACAATTACTTTCAGATGAAGGAAGTATTTCTGCTAAAGAATTTATATACATTGTAGAAAATCAAGAAATATTTGTGTGGTTCAATAAAATAAATCTAAGCTTAGATTCAATCTTTTCAACTTACGAATTGAAGATGCAGGACGCAACAATTTCATCTTCTGAGTTAGAATTTTTATGTGATTTACTATTGTATAAAACTTTAGATCAAGGAAGGTATAATGTAGATGGGCCGTTAGTTCTTGCTAGATATTTATTGGGATGTGAGTTTGAAGTAAAGAATCTTAGAATGATCATATCAGCTCTTCAAAATACAATTCCTTTTGAATCAATAAAAGAAAGGATACGCCCGCATTATGGAAGCTAATAAGTATAAAATTGGCATAATTGGTAGCTATGATATTATTTTACCCTTTAGCATGATTGGGTTTGATATATTTCCTGCCTATCAAGAACAAGAAGCTACAAATACTCTAAGAAAATTAGCTCAATCTGATTATGGTGTCATTTATATCACTGAAGACATTGCTTCAATGATATTAGATACAATTCGCCATTATGATTCTCAAGTTGTGCCTGCTATTATTTTATTACCGACTCATAAACAAGGTTTAAATTTAGGATTAAAACGTATAGAGGATAATGTAGAGAAAGCAGTAGGACACAATATTTTATAATAATGTACAAAATTGTCTGTAATATTATTCTATAATTTTTGGACTTAGTAAGGAGAATAACTTTGACTCAAGGGAAGATTATAAAAGTATCGGGACCTCTAGTTATTGCATCAGGTATGCAGGAGGCTAATATTCAAGATATTTGCCGTGTAGGTAAGCTAGGGTTAATCGGTGAAATTATTGAAATGAGAAGAGATCAGGCATCTATCCAAGTCTATGAAGAAACATCTGGTCTTGGTCCGGGAGAACCTGTTGTTACAACTGGAGAACCTCTCTCGGTTGAATTAGGGCCAGGATTGATTTCTCAAATGTTTGATGGCATACAACGCCCATTAGATCGATTTAAATTGGCTACTCATAATGATTTTCTAGTTCGTGGGGTAGAAGTTCCAAGTTTGGATAGAGATATTAAGTGGCATTTTGATTCCACTATAGCAATTGGTCAAAAAGTGAGTACGGGTGATATTCTTGGAACTGTCAAGGAAACCGAGGTAGTTAATCATAAAATTATGGTTCCTTATGGAGTATCTGGAGAAGTCGTTTCTATTTCATCTGGCGATTTTACAATTGATGAAGTT encodes the following:
- a CDS encoding V-type ATP synthase subunit I; this encodes MAISQMKRISLLFTKSSLDDVLKTIQELESVQFRDLKVQDNWSEALEKDEVVFPTIQISHTSNSNHGFIEGNDALTYLLNKQQHLEATVEKLQEYLPKENTFKLLQQPPITTSYEELEKFGKANVAEGVLKKVNDQINRVHELERNIQSNNEEIERLIKWEKLEIVPAHLEQFSFCRGKVGTIPRTVDNRLYNNFLENNIEVQEIFSNDREYGVVVFYQSSCSIDFDDYLFEPFDYSRKELPKQRVVDLDQENMQLITEKENIIASLQDSKKNLIDLQWQIDYILSIYARQISKNNLLSTPHLVALEGWIEETRILYFIKVMDERFGHSIYIYESETLSDNQDEIPIKLTNHSLIEPFELLTEMYALPKYYEKDPTPVLAPFYFTFFGMMVADLGYGLLLFLGTMLALKIFHLPSVTKRFLKFFNILGVAVAIWGGIYGSFFGYELPFHLISTTSDVMTILVVSVVFGFITVFVGLLASGLQKVRMKKYAEAYNSGFAWCVILLGLLFIAVGMLMPDIRPLFVLGKWVSIFNAVGILIVSIIQAKSLSGIGSGLFNLYNISSYIGDLVSFTRLMALGLSGASIASAFNLIVGLFPGTLAKLTIGLVLFILLHAINIFLSLLSGYVHGARLIFVEFFGKFYEGGGKPFQPLKASEKYIKVITKN
- a CDS encoding V-type ATP synthase subunit K, with translation MEHLATYFSTYGGAFFAALGIVLAVGLSGMGSAYGVGKAGQSAAALLKEQPEKFASALILQLLPGTQGLYGFVIGILIWLQLTPELPLEKGVAYFFVALPIAIVGYFSAKHQGNVAVAGMQILAKRPKEFMKGAILAAMVETYAILAFVVSFILTLRV
- a CDS encoding V-type ATPase subunit — protein: MDTNLFSKINTTISVKENDFITEEKFQKIIQSKDTETLAFILEATPYHLSIDVLENPSQTEISLMTKLVNDYRWAYAESPSDKIVTLFALRYVYHNIKVLLKSKAAIKKDFSKLLIPIGIFDIESLKHLVSSLHSDTLPDFMVHEVESIWNEYETFNNIRVLDVGADLAYFKHLKLLSNELGGVLSQVIVAMIDFYNIITVKRGLSQNKSHGDILQLLSDEGSISAKEFIYIVENQEIFVWFNKINLSLDSIFSTYELKMQDATISSSELEFLCDLLLYKTLDQGRYNVDGPLVLARYLLGCEFEVKNLRMIISALQNTIPFESIKERIRPHYGS
- a CDS encoding V-type ATP synthase subunit F, with the translated sequence MEANKYKIGIIGSYDIILPFSMIGFDIFPAYQEQEATNTLRKLAQSDYGVIYITEDIASMILDTIRHYDSQVVPAIILLPTHKQGLNLGLKRIEDNVEKAVGHNIL